The Ferviditalea candida nucleotide sequence TGGTGATGGTATTCAGTGCCAGCTACAATTTGAATGCCGATCCGCTTTACTTTACCAAAAGGCAATCGCTTTGGGCAGTTTTGGGTACGGGCGCGATGTTGTTTCTAATGAATTTGAATTACAAAAAATTAAAGGTGTGGTTCGTCCCTTTCTTTGTGGCGACCCTCTTCTTATTGGTATTTGTGCTTTTATTCGGCGTGGAAAGAAACGGCGCCAAAAGCTGGTTCGGCATCGGTTCGATTGGCGGACAGCCGACCGAATTCGCCAAACTGGCCATCATCCTTTATTTGTCCGCCTTGATCAGCAAAAAAGGTGAAAAAATCCGCGATTTCAAAACAGGATTTCTGCCGGTTTTAATGATCGTAGGATTCGTTGCCTTGCTAATCATGCTGCAACCGGACCTCGGTTCCACCATGATTCTCGTGTTGACCGCCACAATCCTCATGATTGCCGGCGGCGTCAATTTGAAGCACCTGTTCATGATCGGCGGAGCCATGTCGCTGCTGTTGGCGATTTTTGTATCCGTAAGTTTGCTGAGAGGCCATACCGAAAGCTACCGTTTGGATCGGTTTACGGCATTTGTCGATCCATGGTCTCACCAGCTGGATTCCGGATTTCACACTGTTCAATCTCTCTATGCATTCGGGCATGGAGGATTGTCGGGCGCAGGTTTCGGACAAAGCATTCAGAAGCTGTTTTATCTTCCGGAAGCCCACAATGATTTTATCTTTGCCATTATCGGCGAGGAATTGGGATTTGTGGGAAGCCTCATCTTCTTATTGGTTTATTTGCTGTTTCTTTGGCGCGGTTTGTTGATTGCTCTCCGCAGCACCGATCCGTTCGGCGTGCTTGTCGGTACGGGCATTATCAGCATGATCGGCGTTCAAGCCGTCATCAATATAGGCGGGGTGACAAACGTCATTCCGATTACCGGCGTTACGCTGCCGTTCATCAGCTTTGGAGGCTCTTCTCTGCTTACCACGATGATGTCTACGGGAATCCTTTTGAGTATTTCAAGGGAAAACACCAGACTGAATCGGGAGCAGCAGACTTAGACTAAAATACAGTGGGCAAGCTTCGAAGCCCTAAAGCCCCCTGTCATTAGACGGGGGTTTTAGGCTGTCGAGAAACCTCATAATCATGGGAATGAAGATTCATTGGGCTGGGGGATCTTCTGTAGAGACCTGGGGTTTATGCTCCCGAAGCAGTTTTCTGCGAAAACTTTTACGCCTTTGAAACCGGGAAAATACCACAATTTCTAACCCCATTTCCTGGTTTCAAGAGCGACGGAAGAAGATACCCCCACCCGACAAAAAGACTAATTTCATTCCCCGGGGTTTCTCGTCGCTCTGAACCCCTATCATTAGACAAGGGTTTCTTACGGTCTTTCAGGCAACCGGCTGCAGGATGCCCTTCTGTTGATTTCAGGATTACTTGACCCGATTCGGCTGTTCTTCATGCTCCTCTTCTTTAAACGCCACGCCTTCGACTTTTACATTCACTTCAACAACCTTCAACCCCGTCATCATGACAATGGCTTCTTTCACATTCTCTTGAAGCTTCCGGCAAACATCGTGTATCTGATATCCGTACTGAACGATAATCCGCAAATCCACCGCCGCTTCCAATTGACCGACTTCAACGGAAACGCCTTTCTGGACATTTTTCCCGGACAACCGCTTGGTTAATCCCTCGGAAATACCGCCCGACATTCCGGCAACCCCTGGTGTTTCCAATGCGGCCAAACCGGCAATCGTAGCAACGACGTCATCCGAAATCCGAACCGCTCCAGATTCATGATTTTCCGTCATGATTCCAATTCCTCCTTTCCGTTACACTCAACTGTAAGCAAAGGCACATATCTCGTTTTCTTTCATTGTAATGATAATTGCGGCGCAACGCAAATGGATCGCACTATAAAGCCTTGACCATGCCGCCGTCAATAAAAAAGGTCGAGCCTGTAACATATGTATTTTGCTTCGAGAGCAGAAAAGCGGCAAAAACGGCCAATTCCTTCGGTTGGCCATAGCGGCCCAATGGGATTTCCTGTATGACCTCCTGCTGCACCTGCACCAATGACTTCCCTTCCCGCTGGGCTCTGGCCTCATCAATCTCCACCACCCGATCGGTTAAGATTCTTCCCGGTGAAACGGTATTCAGCAGAATCCCGGAAGGACCAAGTTCACTCGCTAACGTTTTCATTAGGCCGGCGACCCCGGCGCGAAACGTATTGGAAAGCACTAGGCCCGGAATCGGAATTTTGACGGATGAGGAAGCAATTGTAACGATTTTCCCCCCGGTTACCTTTAGATGAGGGTAGAATCCGCGAATCAAGCGAACTGTGCTCATTAAATTGGTCTGAAATGCCTTTTCCCAATCTTCATCCGTCATCGAAAGAAAGCTTCCCCCCTTAGGGCCGCCCGCATTGCAGAGCAATGCATCGACTCTTCCAAACTCACTCATCGTATGGTCGATCAACATGTCGATATCCCGAACAAGGCTGACATCAGCCGCCAAACCCAGCGTCTTGACTCCGTATTGTTTGCTCAACCTGTCTGCAAGAACGGAAATGCTGATCTGATCCCTGCTGCAGAGAACCAGATTCGCTCCTTCCCTGGCCAGTTCCTCAGCGATAGCCGCCCCGAGACCTTTGCTTGCAGCGGTTACAACCGCAACGCTTCCCTTGAAACCCAAATCCATATGATGACCAACCCTTTCATGTAGATGTTCTTAAACCTGTCGTCCATTATAACGCCAAACGCAAAAAAAGCAACCTTCAACAGGTTACTTTCCGTTTATTCATTCATTCCCTTCATTAACACTGAGCGCCTCGTACAGTTTCGCCAAATTTCTTTCCAGCCTGCTCATAATTTCTTTGCCAATCGTTTCCGTTAAAAGGCCCGCGCGCACCGCAAAATCGATCTCTCTCGATAATCCGTACATTTGCGTATCCAAAACCTCTTCATACAAAGGACACCTTCGATTGGTCAACGTGTCCATCTGGACTTCAATGAGCTTTTCGATTTTATCGGCATCTTCCTGAAGAAGATTGATCGCTTTCTGATTCAAATTAAGCATGATTTCCGATGAAGACATCAAACTCCCCCCTGCTAGTTGAACGAGTATCCTATACTGATATATTAAGCGAAATTACGGGAATAAACAAGTGAAGAGTCGTACCGCCATAAAATGACTAAAGATATCCCCTCTTTTTCGCAGGATACCTTTAATGCCCGCCGGGGTTCAGCCCATTTTCAATTACATCAAATTTTCCGGATTCAAGTCTTCCAATTCCTTGATTACGAACCGACCGTCCTTGCGGATCAGCACATCGTCAAAATAAACCTCGCCGCCGCCGTATTCCGGCCGTTGAATCAATACCAGGTCCCAGTGAATGGTCGAACGGTTGCCGTTATCGGCTTCTTCGTACGCCTGTCCCGGAGTGAAGTGCAGACTGCCGTCTATCTTCTCATCAAACAGAATATCCTTCATCGGTTTTTTGATATAGGGATTGAATCCAAGACTGAATTCACCGATATAACGCGCGCCTTCGTCCGAATCAAGAATTTCATTAAGACGCTTGGTGTCGCTGCTGGAGGCTTCCACGATTTTTCCGTTCTCGAAGCGGAATCTGACATCCTCAAAGGTTACGCCGGAATAAATCGTGGGGGTATTATAGTGGATGGTGCCGTTGACGGAGTTTCTTACAGGAGCCGTATAAACCTCGCCGTCGGGAATGTTTCTGACGCCGTCGCATTTGACCGACGGAATATCCTTGATGGAGAAGGTTAAATCCGTTCCCTTCGACACGATACGCACCTTGTCCGTCCGATTCATCAAAGCGGAAAGAGGATCCATGGCTTTGGACATTTTGCCGTAATCCAAATTGCAGACATTGAAGTAAAAATCCTCAAACGCCTCGGTGCTCATACTGGCCAGCTGTGCCATGGATGCATTCGGATAACGCAGAACCACCCATCGGGTCCGCTTGACTCTTTCCTCCAGGTGCACCGGCTTATAATAATGCGTATCATAGTGCTTCATCTTGTCCGAAGGGACATCGGCCATTTCATTGATATTCTCGCCGGCGCGTATGCCGATATAGGCATCCATAGCCTGCATCCGCTGCAGGTCCCATTCCGCCCAGCGTTGCATCTGATCCTGCGTGGCATTCATGAGCAGCGCGCGCTGAACGCTGCGGTCGGTCAATTGGACATGCGGTTCCCCGCCGCGGGCACTCACCTCTTCCACCAAGCATTTCAACAATTCGCGTTCCGAACCGATCATTTCGATAAGCACTTTATCTCCCGGCCGCACCTTAATGGAATATCCCGCTAAATTTTTTGCCAGAGTCACCACACGACTGTCTTTCATTCCACTCTTCCTCTCTGAAAATATTGACAAAAAAGCTATTGATTCTGATTCTGATTCCTGACCGTTTTTTTCTTCATCCAGCTCCCCGCACCAACCAGCAGAAGAAATATCAAAATCAGCAGCAATAACCTTTCCTTATGTTCTTTGAAATGCAGCAGATCATGACCGATCAGGCTTTCCAGAAACACCACAGGCAGTTTTCCGATCATCGTCGCCCCAAGAAAAGGACCCCAGGATAAGCGGGACAACCCTGATCCCCAGTTGACAAAAGTCGAAGGCAGAACGGGGATTAACCTTCCAATCAATATGTAGATAAATCCGTTTTTCTCAATATTGCGTTTGAATAACGAAATTTGCGGATATTTCTGCAGCCGTGAATCAACCCAATCGCGAGCCAAATATCTGGCGAACAGAAACGATGCAAACGCTCCAAGAATGGACATTGAATAATTGATCACAAAACCCCAAAACATCCCAAACATCAATACATTGGCGCCGGCAACCACGACAAAAGGAAGATAGGGAAAAAACGTTTGTCCAAAAACGGCAAGCATGCCAAAAAACACGGAAAGCGTCCCGAATGAACCCATGTATGCGGACATCTCATTTACGTTGCTATGTAAAAGCATATGACCGGTTTCAGTAAAAAATAAAAAAAAGACCATGAAACCTGATATGGACAGAAGGATGGCGTATTTCGCCATCTTGTGGATGCTGCGCATGTGTTCCAGTCCGATCCCCCCTTACAACCATCCTTATTGTACCATGTTCCGGGACACATGAAAAATAATCCGGCGGAATTAACATAATCTTTCTATGGAATATTATAGAATTTATCAAAATTGGTAATGTCGCAAGTCACTTTGTTTATCTCTTGAAAATCTTTGCCGTGCAGACTGTAGTTCATGACCATATTGACTTGCAGACGCTTCGGCAAATTTGTTTTTCGTTCGATCCACAGCAGAACTTGCGGATTGACAGACAGAGAATTGGAGATTTCCTGCCATTCCTTCTCAGCTGCCGTATAAACGGAATGAATATCCCGCTGCATCTTCAAATCCTTGGCCGTCGCTTGAGAATCCCGCTGCAGGGTCTTATGCCGCACTTCCGTTACTTCCGCGTTGAATCCATCCCTCAAGCGTTGATTCATCACATTGGCAATTTCCTTGGGATCAAGCCGAATATTTAGAACGATCTTCTCCGGATCGGAAAGCTTGCCATCAATTTCAACGGTTTTTTTGTATTTTTGGATCAATCTGAAATAATAAACCGGATTCCAGTCGGACATGGGATCATTCCGTGGGGTGCTTCCGTTTCCGAGGAGCTTCCACCCGCTGCCGCTGCGAAGATAAGCCGTCCCTTTTCGGGAATTGTAATATTCATGCTCATTTTGTTTGACATTCAGGTCGGAAAGCGAAAAAGTCTTGATATACAACTGATTGCGATGCACAACAAATCCTTCGAAACGGCGGCCTTTTTCCAGCCAGATTCCTGAATTTTTAACTTCAAAGCTGCCGTTAAACGAAAAATTGTCTTTGGCGGATATCCCCGAAAGGGCCCGCGAAAGCACCTTTTCCGGATCGTTGCCCCCGTCCGTCAAAGCACAGCCGTTCAAGGCAAGCGCGGCAAAAATCCACATAGAAAAATAGACTGCCCGGGTCGCCATTCGGCAATTCCCCCTTCCTGAATATATCCTTGCCCGGAAGGAGAAAATTATGCGGAATTTTACAAAAAAATGCTTGGGACCCAACGGACAGCGCTCAATCCGTCAGTTGGCTTTGGCCACCCGAATCCGGTTTTTGCCCTGATGCTTAGCTTCGTATAACGCCATGTCGGCTTTGTAGAACAAACTTTCCACACTGATCCTCTCGTCTTCCCAGCTCCAATCGGCAATCCCGCAGGATACCGTAACCTGGGGCTTTGTATCGTCAAAGATTCGTTTGCGGATTCTTTCCGCCACCTGCAGGGTATGTTCAAGTGTCGCCTGCGGCAGATAAATGGCCAGCTCCTCACCGCCCCAACGGGCGGCAATATCCGTATCACGGATGCTCGATTTGATAATATTGCTGACCTGAATGAGGATCTGATCGCCGATTTGATGTCCGAAGGTATCGTTGATTTTTTTAAAATTATCGATATCTGCAACGATGAGTGCTCCGCAGTAGTCTTTTTTCTGCATGAAATTGACCTGCTCGTCCAAATAATGCCTCGCATAAAGCCCCGTCAGATGATCCGTTATGACCATGCGTTTGACCTCGGCATGCAGGGAAGCGTTGGAGATGGCCAGTCCTATATGGCCGGACAAAACCTGGAGCAATTTGTAATTCTCATAAGAAAAGTAGTTGGCTTTACGGTGGAGGACAAGAATGACTCCGACGACCTCGTTATTGACAATGATCGGAGAGGCAATCAACGACCTTGAGCTTGTGATCTCCATCAGCCTGGATTTAATGTTGGACTGCTCATGATAATCGGAAACGATAATCGGATCCTTGGTGGAATATGCCAAGCCGGAGAATCCTTCATCCAAAGCAGTGCTTTCATTAAGGACTCCCAACACATTGCTCGCTTGGACCACCATCCTTTGATTCTCGCGGTCCACCCTCATAATACAGGCGTAATCCGCTCCAAACGTACTGATCAGCTTCCTCGAGGCAAAATTGAAAATATCCTGCAGCTTCAAGCTTTGGTTCAATCTCTTGGTGATTTCATTGATGATTCTCAGCTCATTGATCAACGTATTGGAATGCTCATACAAACGGGCATTCTCAAAGGCATTTCCGGCTGTTTCGGCAAGCGCCGAAATCAAATTGATATCGGATTGATCCAGCGGATATTGATTCATTTTCATCTGCAAAATCCCGTAAACCCCCTGTTTTCCGCTCAACGGAACGGCAAGCGGGGCCGTACCGTCCGAGGAAGTCTCCAAAATCAGCCGGCCTTCCATATATGCGCGCGTCAGCAAATCCTCATTGTCGTTATGCTGAAAAATCAGCGGTTTTACCGGTAAATTGCTGCTGTGGCTGTCCTGCGATAAAAACAGATCAATTTCAACTGAAGGGTAAATTTTCTCAAAGCTTTGAAAAATTTCCGCAAGAACGGAATCAGCATCGATTTTTGAGTGCAGTTTTTTGGAGGTTTCGATAAGAAGATCGCGTTTGGTCAATTCCGCTTGATTGTACTCGTGCATCTCATTCAGGTGCTCGCTCTTCTTTTTTTCCGTCAGCAGTTCCAATTGCAATCCAAAGGCCGGTGCGGACGCTTTCATCAGGGCCAGCTCACTTCCCGTTTCCTTTCCGGAGGGCTGCAGCAGCCCCAAATAACAGGAAACTTGGCCGAAGGCACGGCACGGGACGGCATAGGTAACGAAGCCTTTCAAGCTAGCGGCATCAAGGCCTTCGGCACCTCCCCGGCTCGGAAGCCGCGATTTCATAGCGGTCGCAACCGCATTGCGCCCCAGGTTTGCTTCCGACCAAGCGGCGCCCTGCAGAAAAGCCGGCGAAACCGTTTCAACCTGCGCTCCGTGATTGCTCGACATGGCCGTGCTGTCAATAAGTTCACCGGAAGCATCGCATACAAATAAAATTCCATCCTTAAACACGGAATCCGTTTTCAACTGTGACGCCCAGCTCAAAAAACTATCCCGAAGCAAAGCATGCGAAAATAACTCCGTCTGCTTTGCGTCGGATGCTTCGTCCCAACCGGAAAGCTGCTGGCCATCGACATAATCCTCTTTCAAATTTCCGTTCATTATATGAAGCTCCCTTGGTACAAACCTAATATTTTCAGGCTCCGTTGCAAAATCCGTTCTAGTACAATCATACTATATTTTCCGACTTCTGACACTAAAATTCGATTTTAATTTTTCCAAATTTACCCCCTTATTTTGCTTGACATCTATGGAGATCTTCTTATAGAATATTTAGTTGAGTGGAATGGATAGCAGCGTTGGAAGCCTGTTGTGTCACCCTCTCTGATTTTGTTGCTGACAAGACCGCGGCAAACTTTCTTGTCAGATCATGCATCGCTATCCGCATTCGAAACAAAATCGGACACAGCGTAG carries:
- a CDS encoding YlaN family protein, with product MSSSEIMLNLNQKAINLLQEDADKIEKLIEVQMDTLTNRRCPLYEEVLDTQMYGLSREIDFAVRAGLLTETIGKEIMSRLERNLAKLYEALSVNEGNE
- the ftsW gene encoding putative lipid II flippase FtsW is translated as MNPPRRGTPDFLLLLLTFALVGFGLVMVFSASYNLNADPLYFTKRQSLWAVLGTGAMLFLMNLNYKKLKVWFVPFFVATLFLLVFVLLFGVERNGAKSWFGIGSIGGQPTEFAKLAIILYLSALISKKGEKIRDFKTGFLPVLMIVGFVALLIMLQPDLGSTMILVLTATILMIAGGVNLKHLFMIGGAMSLLLAIFVSVSLLRGHTESYRLDRFTAFVDPWSHQLDSGFHTVQSLYAFGHGGLSGAGFGQSIQKLFYLPEAHNDFIFAIIGEELGFVGSLIFLLVYLLFLWRGLLIALRSTDPFGVLVGTGIISMIGVQAVINIGGVTNVIPITGVTLPFISFGGSSLLTTMMSTGILLSISRENTRLNREQQT
- a CDS encoding diguanylate cyclase, whose translation is MNGNLKEDYVDGQQLSGWDEASDAKQTELFSHALLRDSFLSWASQLKTDSVFKDGILFVCDASGELIDSTAMSSNHGAQVETVSPAFLQGAAWSEANLGRNAVATAMKSRLPSRGGAEGLDAASLKGFVTYAVPCRAFGQVSCYLGLLQPSGKETGSELALMKASAPAFGLQLELLTEKKKSEHLNEMHEYNQAELTKRDLLIETSKKLHSKIDADSVLAEIFQSFEKIYPSVEIDLFLSQDSHSSNLPVKPLIFQHNDNEDLLTRAYMEGRLILETSSDGTAPLAVPLSGKQGVYGILQMKMNQYPLDQSDINLISALAETAGNAFENARLYEHSNTLINELRIINEITKRLNQSLKLQDIFNFASRKLISTFGADYACIMRVDRENQRMVVQASNVLGVLNESTALDEGFSGLAYSTKDPIIVSDYHEQSNIKSRLMEITSSRSLIASPIIVNNEVVGVILVLHRKANYFSYENYKLLQVLSGHIGLAISNASLHAEVKRMVITDHLTGLYARHYLDEQVNFMQKKDYCGALIVADIDNFKKINDTFGHQIGDQILIQVSNIIKSSIRDTDIAARWGGEELAIYLPQATLEHTLQVAERIRKRIFDDTKPQVTVSCGIADWSWEDERISVESLFYKADMALYEAKHQGKNRIRVAKAN
- a CDS encoding TVP38/TMEM64 family protein, translated to MGSFGTLSVFFGMLAVFGQTFFPYLPFVVVAGANVLMFGMFWGFVINYSMSILGAFASFLFARYLARDWVDSRLQKYPQISLFKRNIEKNGFIYILIGRLIPVLPSTFVNWGSGLSRLSWGPFLGATMIGKLPVVFLESLIGHDLLHFKEHKERLLLLILIFLLLVGAGSWMKKKTVRNQNQNQ
- a CDS encoding SDR family oxidoreductase, giving the protein MDLGFKGSVAVVTAASKGLGAAIAEELAREGANLVLCSRDQISISVLADRLSKQYGVKTLGLAADVSLVRDIDMLIDHTMSEFGRVDALLCNAGGPKGGSFLSMTDEDWEKAFQTNLMSTVRLIRGFYPHLKVTGGKIVTIASSSVKIPIPGLVLSNTFRAGVAGLMKTLASELGPSGILLNTVSPGRILTDRVVEIDEARAQREGKSLVQVQQEVIQEIPLGRYGQPKELAVFAAFLLSKQNTYVTGSTFFIDGGMVKAL
- a CDS encoding Asp23/Gls24 family envelope stress response protein, coding for MTENHESGAVRISDDVVATIAGLAALETPGVAGMSGGISEGLTKRLSGKNVQKGVSVEVGQLEAAVDLRIIVQYGYQIHDVCRKLQENVKEAIVMMTGLKVVEVNVKVEGVAFKEEEHEEQPNRVK
- a CDS encoding aminopeptidase codes for the protein MKDSRVVTLAKNLAGYSIKVRPGDKVLIEMIGSERELLKCLVEEVSARGGEPHVQLTDRSVQRALLMNATQDQMQRWAEWDLQRMQAMDAYIGIRAGENINEMADVPSDKMKHYDTHYYKPVHLEERVKRTRWVVLRYPNASMAQLASMSTEAFEDFYFNVCNLDYGKMSKAMDPLSALMNRTDKVRIVSKGTDLTFSIKDIPSVKCDGVRNIPDGEVYTAPVRNSVNGTIHYNTPTIYSGVTFEDVRFRFENGKIVEASSSDTKRLNEILDSDEGARYIGEFSLGFNPYIKKPMKDILFDEKIDGSLHFTPGQAYEEADNGNRSTIHWDLVLIQRPEYGGGEVYFDDVLIRKDGRFVIKELEDLNPENLM